A window of Primulina tabacum isolate GXHZ01 chromosome 4, ASM2559414v2, whole genome shotgun sequence contains these coding sequences:
- the LOC142543496 gene encoding putative glutathione S-transferase, which produces MAEVKVFGAWGSPFTHRVELALKLKGVEYEFIEEDVRNKSPQLLQYNPVYKKIPVLLHNGKPIAESLVILEYIDDTWEHGPSIMPKNPYDRAMARFWAKFLDEKGVSTLWKACWIPGEEHVKDKEEAQEFLQLLDNELKGKKFFGGDSFTLADIAGNFIAFWFGIIIEVVGVELMNNDKFPNLCAWIDEFNSSFKEHLPDRDQLTEVIRGRFLEASAAKS; this is translated from the exons ATGGCGGAAGTGAAGGTTTTTGGTGCCTGGGGAAGCCCCTTTACCCATAGAGTGGAATTGGCGCTGAAACTGAAAGGAGTGGAATACGAATTCATAGAAGAAGATGTAAGAAATAAGTCCCCTCAGCTTCTTCAGTATAATCCAGTTTACAAAAAAATTCCTGTGCTGCTACATAATGGTAAGCCGATTGCGGAGTCATTGGTGATTCTTGAATATATTGACGACACTTGGGAACATGGGCCATCGATCATGCCGAAAAATCCTTATGACAGAGCCATGGCGCGTTTCTGGGCTAAATTCCTGGATGAGAAA ggTGTGTCAACGTTGTGGAAAGCTTGTTGGATTCCAGGGGAGGAGCACGTGAAGGACAAGGAAGAAGCACAAGAGTTCTTACAACTTCTTGATAACGAGCTAAAAGGCAAGAAATTCTTTGGGGGAGATAGCTTTACGCTGGCCGATATCGCTGGCAATTTTATTGCCTTTTGGTTTGGAATTATTATTGAAGTGGTGGGAGTCGAACTCATGAACAACGACAAGTTCCCGAATTTGTGTGCGTGGATCGACGAGTTCAACTCGAGCTTTAAGGAACATCTGCCTGATCGGGATCAATTGACTGAGGTTATCAGGGGTCGGTTTCTGGAGGCCAGTGCAGCTAAATCATGA
- the LOC142543498 gene encoding cullin-3A-like isoform X1 yields the protein MSSGQKKRNFQIEAFKHKVVVDPKYAEKTWKILEHAINEIYNHNASGLSFEELYRNAYNMVLHKFGDFLYSGLVSTMTFHLQTMSKCIEAAQGGSFLEELNTKWSDHNKALQMIRDILMYMDRTFIPNTQRTSVHELGLNIWRDNVIHSSKIRTRLLNTLLELIFRERTGEVINRGLMRNIIKMLMDLGPSVYQEDFEKPFLEVSADFYRAESQEFIECSDCGDYLKKAERRLNEEIERVSHYLDANSEAQITNVVEKEMIANHMLRLVHMENSGLVNMLCDNKFEDLGRMYSLFRRVNNGLSTIRDVMTSHIRDTGKQLVSDPEKSKNPVDFVDLLLEKRDKYDKIISMAFGNDKTFQNALSSSFEYFINLNPRSPEYISLFVDDKLRKGLKGVKEEDIEIILDKVMMLFRYLQEKDVFEKYYKQHLAKRLLSGKTVSDDAERSLIVKLKTECGYQFTSKLEGMFTDMKTSQDTMQGFYTACGSELGNSPTLVVQVLTTGSWPTQSSITCNLPAEMLALCEKFRSYYLGTHTGRRLSWQTNMGTADLRATFGNGQKYELNVSTYQMCVLMLFNNADTLTYREIEQATEISSSDLKRCLQSLACVKGKNVLRKDPMSRDIGEDDVFSVNDKFTSKLRKVKIGTVVAQKESEPEKQETRQRVEEDRKPQIEAAIVRIMKARRVLDHNNIIAEVTKQLQSRFLANPGEIKKRIESLIERDFLERDTVDRRLYRYLA from the exons atGAGCAGTGGGCAGAAGAAGAGGAATTTTCAGATTGAAGCGTTTAAGCATAAGGTGGTTGTAGATCCGAAGTATGCAGAAAAGACTTGGAAGATTTTAGAGCACGCGATTAATGAAATTTATAACCATAACGCCAGTGGACTCAGCTTTGAAGAATTATACAG AAATGCTTACAATATGGTATTGCATAAATTCGGGGATTTTCTTTATTCAGGACTCGTGTCAACAATGACATTCCATCTTCAAACGATGTCCAAATGTATCGAGGCTGCCCAGGGTGGATCATTCCTGGAGGAACTTAATACAAAATGGAGTGATCATAATAAAGCACTGCAGATGATTCGGGATATATTGATGTACATGGATAGAACTTTCATCCCTAATACCCAGAGAACTTCTGTTCATGAACTAGGACTCAATATTTGGAGAGACAATGTAATTCACTCGAGTAAAATAAGAACGAGGCTTTTgaacacacttcttgaattaatATTCAGGGAACGCACAGGTGAAGTTATCAACAGAGGACTTATGAGAAACATAATCAAAATGCTTATGGATTTGGGACCTTCAGTCTACCAAGAAGATTTTGAGAAACCATTTCTTGAAGTTTCAGCTGATTTCTACAGAGCAGAATCTCAGGAGTTTATCGAGTGCAGTGATTGCGGGGACTACCTAAAGAAAGCTGAAAGgcgtttaaatgaagaaattgaGAGGGTATCCCACTACTTGGACGCAAATAGTGAAGCCCAAATCACTAATGTTGTAGAGAAAGAGATGATTGCCAATCACATGCTTAGACTAGTTCACATGGAAAATTCAGGTTTAGTAAATATGCTTTGTGATAATAAGTTTGAGGACTTGGGAAGGATGTACAGCTTATTTCGTCGAGTTAATAATGGTCTCTCTACAATTAGAGATGTAATGACATCTCACATTAGAGACACTGGCAAACAACTTGTCAGCGACCCTGAGAAATCAAAGAATCCAGTTGATTTTGTTGACTTACTCCTTGAGAAAAGGGACAAGTATGATAAGATCATAAGCATGGCCTTTGGCAATGACAAGACCTTCCAAAATGCCTTGAGTTCTTCTTTTGAATATTTTATCAACTTGAATCCCCGTTCTCCTGAGTATATTTCATTGTTTGTCGATGATAAACTCCGTAAAGGACTGAAGGGAGTGAAAGAGGAGGACATCGAGATTATTCTTGACAAGGTGATGATGTTGTTCCGCTACCTCCAGGAAAAAGATGTGTTTGAGAAGTACTACAAACAACATCTGGCAAAGCGTCTCTTATCAGGGAAAACAGTATCTGATGATGCTGAGAGAAGTTTGATTGTTAAACTGAAGACTGAATGTGGCTATCAGTTTACTTCGAAATTAGAAGGGATGTTCACAGACATGAAGACATCTCAAGACACAATGCAGGGGTTCTACACAGCCTGCGGTTCTGAGTTAGGGAACAGCCCTACACTGGTGGTCCAGGTTTTGACTACTGGATCATGGCCCACCCAATCCAGCATTACCTGCAACCTACCAGCTGAAATGTTGGCTTTGTGTGAGAAATTTCGGTCATATTACCTCGGAACCCATACTGGCCGGAGATTATCCTGGCAAACAAATATGGGCACTGCTGATCTCAGAGCAACCTTTGGAAATGGCCAGAAATATGAGCTGAATGTTTCGACTTATCAAATGTGTGTTCTAATGCTGTTTAACAATGCTGATACTCTTACATATAGAGAGATTGAGCAGGCAACTGAGATTTCCTCTTCTGATTTGAAAAGATGCCTCCAGTCCTTAGCTTGTGTGAAAGGTAAAAACGTCCTTCGGAAAGACCCCATGAGCAGGGATATAGGAGAAGACGATGTATTTTCTGTTAATGACAAGTTTACTAGCAAGCTTCGTAAGGTGAAGATTGGAACCGTGGTAGCACAAAAGGAATCCGAGCCTGAAAAACAAGAGACTCGACAGAGGGTTGAAGAGGACAGAAAACCACAGATTGAGGCTGCAATAGTGAGAATTATGAAAGCAAGAAGGGTTTTAGATCACAATAATATCATCGCCGAGGTTACAAAACAACTACAATCGCGGTTTCTTGCTAATCCTGGGGAGATCAAGAAACGGATTGAGTCCCTTATTGAGCGGGATTTTCTTGAGAGGGATACTGTGGATAGACGATTGTACCGGTATCTCGCCTGA
- the LOC142543498 gene encoding cullin-3A-like isoform X2, which translates to MKFITITPVDSALKNYTGLVSTMTFHLQTMSKCIEAAQGGSFLEELNTKWSDHNKALQMIRDILMYMDRTFIPNTQRTSVHELGLNIWRDNVIHSSKIRTRLLNTLLELIFRERTGEVINRGLMRNIIKMLMDLGPSVYQEDFEKPFLEVSADFYRAESQEFIECSDCGDYLKKAERRLNEEIERVSHYLDANSEAQITNVVEKEMIANHMLRLVHMENSGLVNMLCDNKFEDLGRMYSLFRRVNNGLSTIRDVMTSHIRDTGKQLVSDPEKSKNPVDFVDLLLEKRDKYDKIISMAFGNDKTFQNALSSSFEYFINLNPRSPEYISLFVDDKLRKGLKGVKEEDIEIILDKVMMLFRYLQEKDVFEKYYKQHLAKRLLSGKTVSDDAERSLIVKLKTECGYQFTSKLEGMFTDMKTSQDTMQGFYTACGSELGNSPTLVVQVLTTGSWPTQSSITCNLPAEMLALCEKFRSYYLGTHTGRRLSWQTNMGTADLRATFGNGQKYELNVSTYQMCVLMLFNNADTLTYREIEQATEISSSDLKRCLQSLACVKGKNVLRKDPMSRDIGEDDVFSVNDKFTSKLRKVKIGTVVAQKESEPEKQETRQRVEEDRKPQIEAAIVRIMKARRVLDHNNIIAEVTKQLQSRFLANPGEIKKRIESLIERDFLERDTVDRRLYRYLA; encoded by the exons ATGAAATTTATAACCATAACGCCAGTGGACTCAGCTTTGAAGAATTATACAG GACTCGTGTCAACAATGACATTCCATCTTCAAACGATGTCCAAATGTATCGAGGCTGCCCAGGGTGGATCATTCCTGGAGGAACTTAATACAAAATGGAGTGATCATAATAAAGCACTGCAGATGATTCGGGATATATTGATGTACATGGATAGAACTTTCATCCCTAATACCCAGAGAACTTCTGTTCATGAACTAGGACTCAATATTTGGAGAGACAATGTAATTCACTCGAGTAAAATAAGAACGAGGCTTTTgaacacacttcttgaattaatATTCAGGGAACGCACAGGTGAAGTTATCAACAGAGGACTTATGAGAAACATAATCAAAATGCTTATGGATTTGGGACCTTCAGTCTACCAAGAAGATTTTGAGAAACCATTTCTTGAAGTTTCAGCTGATTTCTACAGAGCAGAATCTCAGGAGTTTATCGAGTGCAGTGATTGCGGGGACTACCTAAAGAAAGCTGAAAGgcgtttaaatgaagaaattgaGAGGGTATCCCACTACTTGGACGCAAATAGTGAAGCCCAAATCACTAATGTTGTAGAGAAAGAGATGATTGCCAATCACATGCTTAGACTAGTTCACATGGAAAATTCAGGTTTAGTAAATATGCTTTGTGATAATAAGTTTGAGGACTTGGGAAGGATGTACAGCTTATTTCGTCGAGTTAATAATGGTCTCTCTACAATTAGAGATGTAATGACATCTCACATTAGAGACACTGGCAAACAACTTGTCAGCGACCCTGAGAAATCAAAGAATCCAGTTGATTTTGTTGACTTACTCCTTGAGAAAAGGGACAAGTATGATAAGATCATAAGCATGGCCTTTGGCAATGACAAGACCTTCCAAAATGCCTTGAGTTCTTCTTTTGAATATTTTATCAACTTGAATCCCCGTTCTCCTGAGTATATTTCATTGTTTGTCGATGATAAACTCCGTAAAGGACTGAAGGGAGTGAAAGAGGAGGACATCGAGATTATTCTTGACAAGGTGATGATGTTGTTCCGCTACCTCCAGGAAAAAGATGTGTTTGAGAAGTACTACAAACAACATCTGGCAAAGCGTCTCTTATCAGGGAAAACAGTATCTGATGATGCTGAGAGAAGTTTGATTGTTAAACTGAAGACTGAATGTGGCTATCAGTTTACTTCGAAATTAGAAGGGATGTTCACAGACATGAAGACATCTCAAGACACAATGCAGGGGTTCTACACAGCCTGCGGTTCTGAGTTAGGGAACAGCCCTACACTGGTGGTCCAGGTTTTGACTACTGGATCATGGCCCACCCAATCCAGCATTACCTGCAACCTACCAGCTGAAATGTTGGCTTTGTGTGAGAAATTTCGGTCATATTACCTCGGAACCCATACTGGCCGGAGATTATCCTGGCAAACAAATATGGGCACTGCTGATCTCAGAGCAACCTTTGGAAATGGCCAGAAATATGAGCTGAATGTTTCGACTTATCAAATGTGTGTTCTAATGCTGTTTAACAATGCTGATACTCTTACATATAGAGAGATTGAGCAGGCAACTGAGATTTCCTCTTCTGATTTGAAAAGATGCCTCCAGTCCTTAGCTTGTGTGAAAGGTAAAAACGTCCTTCGGAAAGACCCCATGAGCAGGGATATAGGAGAAGACGATGTATTTTCTGTTAATGACAAGTTTACTAGCAAGCTTCGTAAGGTGAAGATTGGAACCGTGGTAGCACAAAAGGAATCCGAGCCTGAAAAACAAGAGACTCGACAGAGGGTTGAAGAGGACAGAAAACCACAGATTGAGGCTGCAATAGTGAGAATTATGAAAGCAAGAAGGGTTTTAGATCACAATAATATCATCGCCGAGGTTACAAAACAACTACAATCGCGGTTTCTTGCTAATCCTGGGGAGATCAAGAAACGGATTGAGTCCCTTATTGAGCGGGATTTTCTTGAGAGGGATACTGTGGATAGACGATTGTACCGGTATCTCGCCTGA